A window of Chryseobacterium sp. IHB B 17019 genomic DNA:
TTCAATAAATCCGCTGTAAAAGCTCCTACAAAAACATTAAAGCTTACCAAAAAAGAATTCGTTTACAATCCTAATTTTATGCTGAGTAAGGATAACGACCTCATCGATTGGGAAAATCCGAAAGATTTTGTCGAAAAATACACTGATGAAGAAACAGGGAAGACCGAAACTTTCACGGCTTCAAAAAACAGGGTGGCTTCCGATGCTGTATTTAAATTAAATGCTTCCAAACAAAAACTTACGGAAAAAGACCTTAAAAACCTTAGAAAACTGGATATGGAAATCATCAAAAATTCGGTTTTTGCGAGACACGGATATTCTTTTAAAAAAGCGACTTATAGAAATTTCTTCGAGCAGACGGATTGGTACATCCCTGTTTCCAGCAACGTCGACAATGATCTTTCTCCGATGGAAAAGGAAAATGTGGCCCTTCTAAACCGTTTTATAAAATATGCGGAAGATAAATATGACAGTTTTGGAAGATAAATTAATTTAAATTTTTCTTTGAATCCTCAGTTTTAACAAAAATACTCAACAACAAACATCCAGCAGCATAACAAAGAATATCAATCCAGGAAAAGGAAAATATCTTTTAATTTGGTGGCGATTAAGACCTCAATTAAGAAAATAACAATCGTTAAAAGAAAATATTTTAAACTGAATTTGAATTTCATCATTTAAATTTTTAAGCATAAAAAATCGGCATTCATACGAATCCCGATTTTTTTAATTTCACAAATATATATTTATTTCTTTACTTTCACCGTACATCCGATGGCGACTGTTTTTGTCATTTTTATCGGCTCATTTTTAATCAGGGAATTTACGGCGTCCTGAACATAATATTCTGAAACATCATTTGGGTTTTCGTAGTTATTGTCGATGGCACCAATGTATTTCACGATATTTTTCCCACCTTCTTTTTGTATAAGAAAAACATGAGGTGTTTTTGTTGCTCCATACTGAGGAAAAATCTTCTGCCCTTCATCCATTAAATATGGGAATGTAAAGCCTTTTTGTTTTGCCCTTTCAATCATTTTCTGGTAGCTGTCTTCAGGTTGTACAGCCGGATCATTGGGGTTGATAGCAATTACGGGATAGCCTTGAGACTTATATTTCTTGTCTAATTCTATAATTCTGTCTTCATATTTTTTTGCGTAAGGACAATGGTTGCAGGTAAAAATCACAATAAAGCCTTTTGCAGATTTGAAATCGTTTAGGGAAACCATTTTTCCATCAACATTTTTTAGTTTGAAATCCGTTGCTTCATCTCCGATTTCGTAGCCTTTTGCAGAAGATTTATTCTCTTTTTGAGGTCCGTTATGATCTGTTCCTGTTGTGAAACTTAGTAATCCAAGCCCGACTATAACAGCTGTTATTAAAATTTTTAAATTTTTCATAAGATATTTGTTTAAGGTAAATTTTTTACAATCGTATTTTCCAGATTTTCTTTACTCATTTCGCCGTCATTGAAATGAATTTTTTCGCCATTTTTATAAAAGATTGTCACGGGAATATTTCCGTCCCAATTCTTCTCAAAACGTGGAATCCAGGTGTTCATTCTTTTGATGTCATCTAGCAGTATAACTTCGGCGGTGAGGTTTTTATTTTTAATGAATTTAATAACCCTTTCCATGTCCACCAATCTGTCCAGGGAAACTAAAATCATTTTAAATCTCTGATTATCAACATACTTATTATTAACCTCCATAAAATCAGGCAACTCCTTTACACATGGTGCACAAGTTGTCGACCAGAAATTCACGACAAGCAATTTATCTTTTTCCTGCTGAATTCTTTTTTCAAGTTCTTCATATTTTATAGAAGGAACTTTTGTCTGCTGTGCCTTTGTGACCGTAAAAGTCAACAATAGGAATAGTATTTTGATTAAATTCTTCATACTCAAAATTAGTAAAATATTGTAAGCCAAAGCTTATGAATTTAACTTTGAATGAATTGTTCGTTTTCTATTATTATTTTTAATACTTTTGCACTTCTTTAAAAAAAATTTATGAAAAAAAGTTATTTATTATTGCCAGTCTTTTTCCTGGCATCTTGTTCTAATGGTGATGACGATAGCACCAATCCAAATGAAAATCCCAACGGTAATACTCCTGTTTTAGTAACGAAAATGGTGGATGACGGAGAAACTTATACATTTACGTATAATGGTAACAAAATTGCGGAGAGAAAACACTCAAGTGGGGATACAACAACGTATACTTATACAGGTGATCTGATCACTAAGATTGTTGAAAAAGATGGTTCAATAACGGAATCTACTGTCTTAACCTATGATAGCAACAGTAGACTTAGTAAATCAGTAATGACTCATACCAGTACCGGAATCAATAATTATACAACGACTATTGATTATACGTATGTAACCAATAATAATGTTAAAATTGTTGAAACTACAAATAATACTATGGTTGGCTATACCAAAGTTCATAAAAGAGATGCTTTATTAAATATGGACAACTCTATTAAAGGATGGACAACTACAGTAACTGAAACTCAATCATCAGGAACACTTACAGGAAGTGGTGGTTTGCTTGGTGTTTCATATGATTCTTCAAATTCTCCCTTCAAAAATGTGACTGGATATTTAAAAATCATTAATGCGGAAGGCATGACTGGTTCTGCGCACAACCTTTTAAACTACAGTGATAAAGTTGGTTATACAAACGGTGGATGGGAAACTACAATTTTCTCTTCTACATTTGAATATAATTCTTCAAGCTATCCAACCAAGGAAACAAAAAAATATAAAGACCAAAACGGAACTTTGTACCAAACGAAAGTTATAACTTACGAGTACAATCACTTATAAAATCAAGAGGGCTTCGGCTCTCTTTTTTTTATGTGTTATTTTAAATTAATTTAAAAATTTCTGGTTTTCTACACCATATCATTAAAAATTTTAAGCTTCGGCTCTTTTTTTGCTTCAAAAAAAGATAAACTATTTTTGTGATTATGAAGAAAATAATACTTTTTTTAGGTCTTTTTTTAAGTGTTTCAGTTTTTGCTCAGGAATTCAGCAGCGTGACACAACTTCCGGATTATGCCGTTTTAAAAACAAAAATGAAGCTGGATGATGTTGTCACCAAAGCAGATACGGCTCCTGAATTTCCCGGCGGAATGGATACTTTTAAGAGAAAATTTGCAGAAAGTATGGACGTTATCGATGTAAAATCAAGCAAGATTAATACAAGAGTTTATTTTATTATTGAAAAAACGGGATATGTAAGATATGTCACCGCAACCGGGGACGACAAAAAACATTCTCAAGCCGCAGAAGTTGCTGTGAGAAGGCTGTTTGTAAAATGGAAACCTGCGACAATCAATGGAGAACCGGTTCGCTATATGTATACTTTTCCTTTAACTTTGAAGAAATATTAAGATTAAATCTTTAAATTTTATCTTTGCACAAATTCATCAATGAAAATAATTACACTTTTATGTCTGATAATTAGCAATATTTTATTTGCCCAAGATTCTATTGCAGTAACAAAAATCATGGAAGAATTACAAATTCCAGCAAACAAGGAAACCTATCTTTTAAACGAAAAAAGAGCTGTATTTTTAAACGGAAATGAGGTATTTAAACAATTAATTGTAAAAAATTTCAGACAGAAAGTAATTCAAAAAATTAAAGAGAATGCATCATGTGAAATTACTTTCATAGTAGAGACTGATGGATCAATGAGTAACATTAAAGCTTCAGGAAATAATGATTTATTCAATAAAGAAACAGAAAGAGCCATTTCTAAAATAAAACAAAAATGGATTCCCGGTATTAATAATGGACAAATTGTTCGATCGAAATTTAGATTACCTTTAAAAGTAAGTTTTGACTAAAAAACTTATAAAGATTACTTTGATCTATATTTATTTTATCCACCAATCATTTTTTTAATAGAATTCAGCTTCATTAAAGCTTCTATCGGCGTCAAGGTATTGATATCAATTTTTGTCAATTCTTCACGAATATTTTCCAAAACAGGATCATCCAACTGGAAGAAAGACAACTGCATATTTTCTTCGGTAACTCTTTTGATGCTTTCGGAGGAACCGCTCTGAGCTCGGCTTGCTTCTAGCGTTTTAAGAATTTCATTGGCTCTGTTGACCACTTTTGAAGGCATTCCAGCCAATTTTGCCACATGAATACCGAAACTGTGCTCACTTCCTCCGGGAATTAATTTTCTTAAAAAGATAATATTTCCCTTATTCTCCTGAATGGAAACGTGGAAGTTTTTCACACGCTCAAAATTCACTGTCATTTCGTTAAGCTCGTGATAGTGGGTTGCGAATAATGTTTTCGCTTGAGTTGGATGCTGGTGAAGATATTCTGCGATCGCCCAGGCAATAGAAACACCGTCGTAGGTGGAAGTTCCACGGCCTATTTCGTCTAATAGAATTAAGCTTCTTTCTGAAATATTATTTAAAATATTCGCCGCTTCATTCATTTCTACCATGAAAGTTGATTCACCGGCAGAAATATTATCCGTGGCTCCTACTCTTGTAAAAATTTTATCTAAAATCCCGATTTCCGCATGTTTTGCGGGCACAAAGCTTCCGATCTGAGCCATTAAACAAACAATTGCGGTCTGCCGAAGAATAGCAGATTTACCCGCCATGTTCGGTCCGGTAACCATGATAATCTGTTGAGTATCTTTATCTAAGAAAATATCATTCGGGATATATTTTTCTCCTAGCGGAAGTGCATTTTCTATGATCGGGTGCCTGGCTTCTTTTAAATCGATCGCAAAACTTTCGTTTAAAACCGGTTTCGTATAGCTTTCAGAAACAGCGAGTTCCGATAACCCGACTGCAACATCAAGCTGCGCAATAATATTTGAATTTTCCTGAATCTGGTCAATATAAATCATCGTTTCAGAACAGACATTTCTGTACAGTTCGTTTTCTAAAACTCCTATTTTTTCTTCCGCTCCAAGAATCTGGTTTTCATATTCTTTCAGCTCCTCGGTAATGTATCTTTCTGCATTTACAAGGGTTTGTTTTCTCACCCAGTCACTCGGAACTTTGTCTTTATGCGTATTTCGAACTTCAATGAAATATCCGAAAACATTATTAAAATCAATTTTAAGACTTGTGATTCCTGTTCTTTCGATTTCCCTCTGACACATTTCGTCCAGGAAGCCACGGCCTTTAGACTGAAGTCCTCTCAATCTGTCCAGCTCTTCAGAAATTCCTTCTTTAATTACATTTCCTTTTGCAAGATTTACAGGAAGTTCATCGTTCAAATGGTTTTGAAGACATTTTATCAGTTCATCCTGATCATATAAAGGCTCAAGCCAAGCCAAAACATCGGCGTGAGGATGTAGTAGGGCCTTAATTGTATGAATATTAATTAAGCTCTGACGGAGATAACCTAATTCTTTCGGTGAGATCTTTTCTGCCGCCAGTTTTCCCATCAATCGATCTAAATCCGAAATGGATTTTAATAACTGGCAGATTTCATATTTAAGATGATCGTTTTCGTTTAAAAAATCAATCAAAGAAAGTCTTCTGTTGATTTCATTGACGGATTTTAAAGGTAAAATAATTCTTCTCCTCAACAATCTTCCGCCCATTGGAGTAGAAGTTTTATCGATAATATCCAATAAAGATTTTCCCTGTGGATTGCTTGGATAGACGATTTCAAGGTTTCTCAAGGTAAAATTATCCATCATCAGATAATCTTCCTGCGGAATCACCTGAAGCTTGGTGATGTGTGAAAGTAAATTATGATGCGTGTCCTCAACTAAATAAGCAAAAATAGCTCCCGCTGCGGTAATCGCTAACGGTTGGTTTTCAACTCCGAAACCTTTTAAGGAATTGGTTTTAAAATGATTCGTAAGTTTTTCGTAGGCAAAATTGTATTGATATGCCCAGTCTTCGAGCTTGAAAGCACTTTTATTTTTAAGCTGCTCCGGAAGCTGAACACTTCTCTGGTAAATAATTTCACTCGGATCAAAAGTACCGACGATGTGAAGCAATTTTTCCAAATTCCCTTCACTCACCAGGAATTCTCCCGTAGAAATATCCACCAGAGCAATCCCGAATTTCTCTTTTTCCTTATGAAGCGAAAGAAGGAAATTATTCTTTTTTGAATTTAAGACCTGGTCATTGAAGGTAACTCCGGGGGTCACCAATTCTGTCACTCCTCTTTTTACAATTCCTTTAACAGTTTTTGGATCTTCCAATTGGTCACAAATGGCAACTCTCATTCCTGCTCTTACCAGTTTTGGCAAGTAAGAATCTACGGAGTGGTGCGGAAATCCAGCTAATTCGATGTGCCCTTCCCCATTCGCTCTTTTCGTAAGGACAATTCCTAAAATCTGTGATGTTTTAATTGCATCCTGCCCAAAAGTTTCATAAAAATCTCCCACCCTGAATAGTAAAAGTGCATCCGGGTATTTCGCCTTGATGGTATTGTACTGCGTCATTAACGGGGTCTCTTTCTTCGTCGCCTTTGCCATTAAAAATTATCTTAAAATTTGGGTTCGTAAAAATAGGAAATAAAAACAGTAAAGCATTTATCCTATCTGAAAAACTGTTTTCAACATTAAAATCTATTAGATGTTTCCGTACTGCAAAATATCATTAACAAAGATTTAACTCAAACTGTTTTTTATGCTTTAAAAATTAACAGTATTTATAACAGGCTATTTTACAACACTTTATAAATTTGCACTGTAAAACAACATTTGATGAAAAAGTTATTTTGGATTATCATTTCTATGATATCCCTGTATTCCTGTACGGATGCTACTATAGATGAGCAAACGCTTGTCATAAGAAACAGCAGGGCACTTCCCTCTATACTTCTCACCTTTCAGTATGATGAAGGAAAAGAATATACTCAGGAGCTGCACTCCAATAGTGATCACGAGTCTGATATTATCTTATCTTATAATCCTTCGCTGGGCAGATATACCTATTTGGGTTCGCCGGTGAAGAAATTATATTTAAACAAATCAGATTATATTCTTTTCTCCGAAAATAATGTCATATATAAAGATGACGGGCAAAAAGAATCTACTTTAATACGAAACTATAATCAGCCTACCTTTTCGCTATCCAATACTATTGATTTTAATGGAATCGGTGGCGGTTTTCCCGTATTTTTGGAAACGACAAAAGATAATCTTGGGAGAAAGGTTATCCGGATAAAGCTTTATCAATAGTTTTTAATCCTAAACAAAAGGCTTTTCTTTGTTAAGAGAAGTCTTTGTTAATTATTCAATGTTTTGAAAGTTTCTCAAGTTCTCTTGAGCTGTTCCTGTATGCCCATTTTTGTTTGTAGTCTACCCATTTAGCTTTAAAAATCTTACGCATCAGTTTATCCGTATATCTCATGATAAAAACGTGATACAACATATTCGCAAAAACATTAGGCTTATTAGGAAGCGCGCGCAGTGACATTGAAAATCCGGGTTCCAGATACCTGTTGAAATGCCAGAATGCTCCCGGAATAAAAAGCGCGTCACCGTGCTCCATAAAAATCTCAAAGCCTTTGGCGTGCTTCAAAGCGGGAAACTTTTCATAGTCTGGATTTTCATAGTCCAATTCGTAAATAGTATGAACAGACAACGGAACCTTATATAAAAATGGAGATTGTTTTTGATCAAATAATAAAATTCTTTTTTTTCCTTCAAAATGAATATGAAGAAAATCTCCCAAATCTACATCATAATGCATCAAAACATGAGCCTCACTTCCTCCGAAAAACAATGTCGGAAGCCGTTTAAAAAATTTCATTCCCAAGTCAGGATAGGTGAAATTTTTCAACAATTCCGGAAGCCTGTCGGTAATGATATAAAAGAAAATACGAAGGTCTGAAGGTTTGCTTTTTATGGTATCAATATAGTCCTTCATCTTCATCTGAGTAACAGGAGCGTCGGAGCTTTTGGA
This region includes:
- a CDS encoding YARHG domain-containing protein, which produces MKTLKITLISLFTISLVGCKKDTQAINNSKDSLTAKKDSMAVPEIYTEYYGIYMGDFAGKAMITPEYGEEYEGEVYKKISLKINRITKDSVYGQSIVEGNQRPFRGVFNEVSKSFVLDEPGDDKTDGRFEIKLNKDSLTGSWTAFNKSAVKAPTKTLKLTKKEFVYNPNFMLSKDNDLIDWENPKDFVEKYTDEETGKTETFTASKNRVASDAVFKLNASKQKLTEKDLKNLRKLDMEIIKNSVFARHGYSFKKATYRNFFEQTDWYIPVSSNVDNDLSPMEKENVALLNRFIKYAEDKYDSFGR
- a CDS encoding thioredoxin family protein, translating into MKNLKILITAVIVGLGLLSFTTGTDHNGPQKENKSSAKGYEIGDEATDFKLKNVDGKMVSLNDFKSAKGFIVIFTCNHCPYAKKYEDRIIELDKKYKSQGYPVIAINPNDPAVQPEDSYQKMIERAKQKGFTFPYLMDEGQKIFPQYGATKTPHVFLIQKEGGKNIVKYIGAIDNNYENPNDVSEYYVQDAVNSLIKNEPIKMTKTVAIGCTVKVKK
- a CDS encoding TlpA family protein disulfide reductase; its protein translation is MKNLIKILFLLLTFTVTKAQQTKVPSIKYEELEKRIQQEKDKLLVVNFWSTTCAPCVKELPDFMEVNNKYVDNQRFKMILVSLDRLVDMERVIKFIKNKNLTAEVILLDDIKRMNTWIPRFEKNWDGNIPVTIFYKNGEKIHFNDGEMSKENLENTIVKNLP
- a CDS encoding energy transducer TonB, coding for MKKIILFLGLFLSVSVFAQEFSSVTQLPDYAVLKTKMKLDDVVTKADTAPEFPGGMDTFKRKFAESMDVIDVKSSKINTRVYFIIEKTGYVRYVTATGDDKKHSQAAEVAVRRLFVKWKPATINGEPVRYMYTFPLTLKKY
- a CDS encoding energy transducer TonB; the encoded protein is MKIITLLCLIISNILFAQDSIAVTKIMEELQIPANKETYLLNEKRAVFLNGNEVFKQLIVKNFRQKVIQKIKENASCEITFIVETDGSMSNIKASGNNDLFNKETERAISKIKQKWIPGINNGQIVRSKFRLPLKVSFD
- the mutS gene encoding DNA mismatch repair protein MutS, with amino-acid sequence MAKATKKETPLMTQYNTIKAKYPDALLLFRVGDFYETFGQDAIKTSQILGIVLTKRANGEGHIELAGFPHHSVDSYLPKLVRAGMRVAICDQLEDPKTVKGIVKRGVTELVTPGVTFNDQVLNSKKNNFLLSLHKEKEKFGIALVDISTGEFLVSEGNLEKLLHIVGTFDPSEIIYQRSVQLPEQLKNKSAFKLEDWAYQYNFAYEKLTNHFKTNSLKGFGVENQPLAITAAGAIFAYLVEDTHHNLLSHITKLQVIPQEDYLMMDNFTLRNLEIVYPSNPQGKSLLDIIDKTSTPMGGRLLRRRIILPLKSVNEINRRLSLIDFLNENDHLKYEICQLLKSISDLDRLMGKLAAEKISPKELGYLRQSLINIHTIKALLHPHADVLAWLEPLYDQDELIKCLQNHLNDELPVNLAKGNVIKEGISEELDRLRGLQSKGRGFLDEMCQREIERTGITSLKIDFNNVFGYFIEVRNTHKDKVPSDWVRKQTLVNAERYITEELKEYENQILGAEEKIGVLENELYRNVCSETMIYIDQIQENSNIIAQLDVAVGLSELAVSESYTKPVLNESFAIDLKEARHPIIENALPLGEKYIPNDIFLDKDTQQIIMVTGPNMAGKSAILRQTAIVCLMAQIGSFVPAKHAEIGILDKIFTRVGATDNISAGESTFMVEMNEAANILNNISERSLILLDEIGRGTSTYDGVSIAWAIAEYLHQHPTQAKTLFATHYHELNEMTVNFERVKNFHVSIQENKGNIIFLRKLIPGGSEHSFGIHVAKLAGMPSKVVNRANEILKTLEASRAQSGSSESIKRVTEENMQLSFFQLDDPVLENIREELTKIDINTLTPIEALMKLNSIKKMIGG
- a CDS encoding cupin-like domain-containing protein; the protein is MILENVDVVTDISKEDFQKNYFKKHKPLLIKNFASRWDAFDQWNFDFIREKAGNQEVPLYDNKPADASKSSDAPVTQMKMKDYIDTIKSKPSDLRIFFYIITDRLPELLKNFTYPDLGMKFFKRLPTLFFGGSEAHVLMHYDVDLGDFLHIHFEGKKRILLFDQKQSPFLYKVPLSVHTIYELDYENPDYEKFPALKHAKGFEIFMEHGDALFIPGAFWHFNRYLEPGFSMSLRALPNKPNVFANMLYHVFIMRYTDKLMRKIFKAKWVDYKQKWAYRNSSRELEKLSKH